Genomic segment of Columba livia isolate bColLiv1 breed racing homer chromosome 31, bColLiv1.pat.W.v2, whole genome shotgun sequence:
ccatccctccatgtccatgtccatgtccctcttgtccccatctcTCCATGGCCATGTCCCTTGTGTCCCCATCTCTCCATGACCATGTCCCTTGTGTCCCCATCTCTCCATGACCATGTGCCTTATGTCCCCATCTCTCTATGAccatgtccctcttgtccccatccctcttgtccccatccctccatgCCCATGTCccttgtgtccccatccctcttgtccccatccctccatggccatgtccctcttgtccccatccctccatggCCATGTCCCTTGTGTCCCcatctctccctgtccccatccctcatgtccccatccctccatgCCCACGTCCCTTTGTCCCCACCCCTCCACACCCACCCCCATCAtgtcccagccccaccacaGCCATGTCCTTCACTCACCCACCTTCACACCCACACCCTCACGGCCAcctcccccgtgtcccccatccccGTTGCCACcccaccccgtgtcccccgtcccaccggtgtcccctgtcccccagccACATCCAGGTGCGTGCCGGGGAGCACAGCCTGGCCACATTCACGGGCTGGGAGCAGTTCGCCACGGCCGTGGACATCGTGGTCCACCCCGGCTTCGACGCCCTGGACGGTGACAACTCCTACGCCCACGACCTGATGCTGCTGCGGGTGGAGCCGCCCTTCAGTGTCACCCCCTTGGTCCAACCCCTGCGGCTCCCCGAGGGACCCCCGGCCACCGGGGTCAACTGCACCGTCATGGGCTGGGGGACAACCACCAGTCCGCAGGGTACGCGGGACCCAGGCGTTCAGGGCGGGTGGTGGCATCTCTGCAGGTGTTCGGGGATGGAGACCTTGATGGACGTTGGGTTGGCTGGTGGCATCTCCATGGTCAATGGACACGTGTGATCAAGGGATGGTCACTCAACCTGCCTTGGGTTGGCTGGTGGCATCTCCATGGTCAATGGACACGTGTGATCAAGGGATGGTCACTCAACCTGCCTTGGGTtgggtggtggcatctccatGGTCAATGGGCACAAGTGACCATGGGACGGTCACCTCAACCTGCCTTGGGTtgggtggtggcatctccatGGTCAATGGGCACAAGTGACCATGGGACGGTCACCTCAACCTGCCTTGGGTtgggtggtggcatctccatGGTCAATGGGCACAAGTGACCATGGGACGGTCACCTCAACCTGCCTTGGGTtgggtggtggcatctccatGGTCAATGGGCACAAGTGACCATGGGACGGTCACCTCAACCTGCCTTGGGTtgggtggtggcatctccatGGTCAATGGGCACAAGTGACCAAGGGACGTTCACCTCAACCTGCCTTGGGTtgggtggtggcatctccatGGTCAATGGGCACAAGTGACCATGGGACGGTCACCTCAACCTGCCTTGGGTtgggtggtggcatctccatGGTCAATGGGCACAAGTGACCAAGGGACGTTCACCTCAACCTGCCTTGGGTtgggtggtggcatctccatGGTCAATGGGCACAAGTGACCATGGGATGTTCACCTCAACCTGCCTTGGGTtgggtggtggcatctccatGGTCAATGGGCTCAAGTGACCAAGGGATGGTCACCTCAACCTGCCTTGGGTTGGCTGGTGGCATCTCCATGGTCAATGGACACGTGTGATCAAGGGATGGTCACTCAACCTGCCTTGGGTtgggtggtggcatctccatGGTCAATGGGCACAAGTGACCATGGGACGGTCACCTCAACCTGCCTTGGGTtgggtggtggcatctccatGGTCAATGGGCACAAGTGACCATGGGATGGTCAACTCAACCTGCCTTGGGTtgggtggtggcatctccatGGTCAATGGACACGTGTGATCAAGGGATGGTCACTCAACCTGCCTTGGGTTGGGTGGTAGCATCTCCATGGTCAATGGGCTCAAGTGACCAAGGGATGGTCACCTCAACCTGCCTTGGGTtgggtggtggcatctccatGGTCAAGGGGCAGATGTGACCAAGGGTTGGTCAACTCAACCTGCCTTGGGTtgggtggtggcatctccatGGTCAATGGGCACAAGTGACCATGGGACGGTCACCTCAACCTGCCTTGGGTtgggtggtggcatctccatGGTCAATGGGACACGTGTGACCAAGGGACGGTCACCTCAACCTGCCTTGGGTTGGCTGGTGGCATCTCCATGGTCAATGGGCACAAGTGACCATGGGACGGTCACCTCAACCTGCCTTGGGTTGAGTGGTGGCATCTCCATGGTCAATGGGCACAAGTGACCATGGGACGGTCACCTCAACCTGCCTTGAGTTGAGTGGTGGCATCTCCATGGTCAATGGGCACAAGTGACCATGAGACGGTCACCTCAACCTGCCTTGGGTTGGATGGTGGCACCTCTGCAGGTGACACCCATGTGACCAAGATCCCTTGGTCACCTCAACCTTTCTTGGGTtgggtggtggcatctccatGTACAATGGGCACAGGTGACCAAGGGATGGTCACCTCAACCTGCCCTGGGTTTGGTGGTGGCATCTCCATGGTTCCTGACCCCGGTTGTCCACGTGTGTCCCTAGAGTCCTACCCCGACACCCCCCAGTGTGTGAACGTCACCGTGGTGAGTGACACCGCCTGCCGGATGGCCTATGGCACCAAGGTCACCGAGGACATGCTGTGCGCCGGCGTGGATGGGGGCGGCAAGGACTCCTGCCAGGTAccgccatgtcccatcaccatgtccccatgtcccatcaccatgtccccatggccccGTGTCCCATCACCACATCTCCAAGTCCCatcaccatgtccccatgtcccatcaccaaGTCCCCATGGCCCATCACCACATCCCTATGGCCCATCACCACATGTCCATGTCCCATCACcaagtccccatgtcccatcaccacgTGCCCATGGCCCCTCAACATGTTCTCATGACCCCATGgccccatgtcccatcaccacatccccatgtcccatcaccacatctccatgtcccatcaccatgtccccatgtcccatcaccatgtccccatgtccccatggcccatcacatccccatgtccccatggccccTCACCATGTTCTACAGCCACATCCCCATGTCCTATcttcatgtccccatgtcccatcaaCATGTCCCCCTGCCCCATCACCGCATCTCCATGTCCCATCACCATGgccccatgtcccatcaccacaTTTCCATGTCCCATCAGGGCCCCACATCCCATCAccatgtcccatcaccacaTCTCCAAGTCCCatcaccatgtccccatgtcccatcaccaaGTCCCCACGGCCCATCACCACATCCCTATGGCCCATCACTACGTGCCCATGGCCCCTCAACATGTTCCCATGACCCCATGgccccatgtcccatcaccacaTCTCCAAGTCCCatcaccatgtccccatgtcccatcaccaaGTCCCCATGGCCCATCACCACATCCCTATGGCCCATCACCACATGTCCATGTCCCATCACcaagtccccatgtcccatcaccacgtccccatgaccccatgtccccatgtcccatcaccatgtccccatgtcccatcaccacgtccccatgtcccatcaccacgTGCCCATGGCCCCTCAACATGTTCCCATGACCCCATGgccccatgtcccatcaccacatccccatgtcccatcaccatgtccccgtgtctcgtccccatgtcccatcacatccccgtgtccccatggccacTCACCATGTTCTACAGCCACATCCCCATGTCCTATcttcatgtccccatgtcccatcaccatgtccccctgtcctaTCACCACATTTCCATGTCCCATCAGGGCCCCACGTCCCATCAccatgtcccatcaccacaTCTCCAAGTCCCatcaccatgtccccatgtcccatcaccacaTCTCCAAGTCCCATCACCACATCTCCAAGTCCCatcaccatgtccccatgtcccatcaccaaGTCCCCACGGCCCATCACCACATCCCTATGGCCCATCACTACGTGCCCATGGCCCCTCAACATGTTCCCATGACCCCATGgccccatgtcccatcaccacaTCTCCAAGTCCCatcaccatgtccccatgtcccatcaccaaGTCCCCATGGCCCATCACCACATCCCTATGGCCCATCACCACATGTCCATGTCCCATCACCAAGTCCCCATGGCCCATCACCACGTCCCCatgaccccatgtccccatgtcccatcaccatgtccccatgtcccatcaccacgtccccatgtcccatcaccacgTGCCCATGGCCCCTCAACATGTTCCCATGACCCCATGgccccatgtcccatcaccacatccccatgtcccatcaccacgTCCCCATGGCCCATcaccacgtccccatgtcccatcaccacgTGCCCATGGCCCCTCAACATGTTCTCATGACCCCATGGCCCCATGGCCCATCaccacatccccatgtcccatcaccacatccccatgtcccatcaccacgtccccatgtcccatcaccatgtccccatgtccccatggcccatcacatccccatgtccccatggccccTCACCATGTTCTACAGCCACATCCCCATGTCCTATcttcatgtccccatgtcccatcaccatgtccccctgtcccatcACCGCATCTCCATGTCCCATCACCATGgccccatgtcccatcaccacaTTTCCATGTCCCATCAGGGCCCCACGTCCCATCAccatgtcccatcaccacaTCTCCAAGTCCCatcaccatgtccccatgtcccatcaccaaGTCCCCACGGCCCATCACCACATCCCTATGGCCCATCACTACGTGCCCATGGCCCCTCAACATGTTCCCATGACCCCATGgccccatgtcccatcaccacaTCTCCAAGTCCCatcaccatgtccccatgtcccatcaccaaGTCCCCATGGCCCATCACCACATCCCTATGGCCCATCACCACATGTCCATGTCCCATCACcaagtccccatgtcccatcaccacgtccccatgaccccatgtcccatcaccatgtccccatgtcccatcaccacgtccccatgtcccatcaccacgTGCCCATGGCCCCTCAACATGTTCCCATGACCCCATGgccccatgtcccatcaccacatccccatgtcccatcaccacgtccccatgtcccatcaccatgtccccatgtccccatggcccatcacatccccatgtccccatggccccTCACCATGTTCTACAGCCACATCCCCATGTCCTATcttcatgtccccatgtcccatcaccatgtccccctgtcccatcACCGCATCTCCATGTCCCATCACCATGgccccatgtcccatcaccacaTTTCCATGTCCCATCAGGGCCCCACGTCCCATCAccatgtcccatcaccacaTCTCCAAGTCCCatcaccatgtccccatgtcccatcaccaaGTCCCCACGGCCCATCACCACATCCCTATGGCCCATCACCACATGtccatgtcccatcaccacgTGCCCATGGCCCCTCAACATGTTCCCATGACCCCATGgccccatgtcccatcaccacatccccatgtcccatcaccacatctccatgtcccatcaccacatctccatgtcccatcaccatgtccccatgtcccatcacgGCCCCACGGCCCCATGGCCCATCACCATGTTCTACAGCCACATCCCCATGTCCTATCACCATGTCtccatgtcccatcaccacaTTTCCATGTCCCATCAGGGCCCCACGTCCCATCAccatgtcccatcaccacaTCTCCAAGTCCCatcaccatgtccccatgtcccatcaccacaTCTCCAAGTCCCatcaccatgtccccatgtcccatcaccaaGTCCCCATGGCCCATCACCACATCCCTATGGCCCATCACCACATGtccatgtcccatcaccacgtccccatgtcccatcaccaaGTCCCCATGGCCCATCACCACATCCCTATGTCCCATCACCACGTGCCCATGGCCCTTCACCATGTTCCCATGACCCCATGgccccatgtcccatcaccacatccccatgtcccatcaccacatctccatgtcccatcaccatgtccccatgtcccatcaccatgtccccatggcccatcacatccccatgtccccatggccccTCACCATGTTCTACAGCCACATCCCCATGTCCTATcttcatgtccccatgtcccatcaccatgtccccctgtcccatcACCGCATCTCCATGTCCCATCACCATGgtcccatgtcccatcaccacaTTTCCATGTCCCATCAGGGCCCCACATCCCATCAccatgtcccatcaccacaTCTCCAAGTCCCatcaccatgtccccatgtcccatcaccaaGTCCCCATGGCCCATCACCACATCCCTATGTCCCATCACCACATGtccatgtcccatcaccacgtccccatgtcccatcaccaaGTCCCCATGGCCCATCACCACATCCCTATGTCCCATCACCACGTGCCCATGGCCCTTCACCATGTTCCCATGACCCCATGgccccatgtcccatcaccacatccccatgtcccatcaccacatctccatgtcccatcaccacgTCCCGATGTCCCatcaccatgtccccatgtcccatcactGCATCTCCATGTCCCatcaccatgtccccatgtcccatcaccgCATCTCCATGTCCCATCACCATGgccccatgtcccatcaccatggccccatgtcccatcaccacaTTTCCATGTCCCATCACGGCCCCACGgccccatgtcccatcaccatGTTCTACAgccacatccccatgtcccatcaccatgtccccctgtcccatcACCATGgccccatgtcccatcaccacatttccatgtcccatcaccacaTTTCCATGTCCCATCAGGGCCCCACGTCCCATCACCATGTCCCATCACTGCATCTCCATGTCCCatcaccatgtccccatgtcccatcaccaaGTCCCCATGGCCCATCACCACATCCCTATGGCCCATCACCACATGTCCATGTCC
This window contains:
- the LOC102091227 gene encoding trypsin-like, with amino-acid sequence MAPRRRLGPLLLLLAMATPVRPWGERIIGGATCPLLGHPGLVLLFQFDQHQCGGALIDTQWVLSAAHCRTSHIQVRAGEHSLATFTGWEQFATAVDIVVHPGFDALDGDNSYAHDLMLLRVEPPFSVTPLVQPLRLPEGPPATGVNCTVMGWGTTTSPQESYPDTPQCVNVTVVSDTACRMAYGTKVTEDMLCAGVDGGGKDSCQGDSGGPLVCDGVLQGIVSWGDHPCGQAGRPGVYSQVYSYLPWILETIGDT